The following proteins are encoded in a genomic region of Liolophura sinensis isolate JHLJ2023 chromosome 7, CUHK_Ljap_v2, whole genome shotgun sequence:
- the LOC135470265 gene encoding interleukin-1 receptor-associated kinase 4-like — MRGKAPLSRESYVRDLPFGVQRTLAFDLDLSNLWENLVVQIPKHLNYSSEDDFIPRYTSQHVGLFARQLQIPNGSPTRAILQDWGTQNCTIQNLLDALNRADLIAAANFIKHEVLKEPDEDDEEEEEPVDELPIPPPLLPPILIRAVPGDHQHRAQMAGYQATETMSELDLLKKGVREPKQNDLSSTPPVSFISKSLSEVHTQKHERQYESMGGAGALAQSPNLNTPVCCEKPLGKASVKKIGQDLLQPTPDLFPLPSKCTGVAVEPVIKNSDVLQHIPFRDLEEITGGFNEIPYLSGGRMIGKGGFGMVHLGVDRDDRKVAVKVLKNQTDTLRKQFRTEVDTLSRLKNENLLTLLGYSCDGPKSCIVYDYMVNGSLEDRLSCKNGTPPLSAEVRISICKGSASGIAFLNSLGYIHRDIKSANILLDKDFVPKLGDFATTRLGPSGDGHTQAETSILIGTSAYLAPEAHNFDVSAKLDSFSFGVVILELITGLPAYDAKREERDLRSHVLENCEDIMMMVDRYGGDWIEGSVRTLYSVARRCLASQKRKRALVKDVFQEILAL, encoded by the exons ATGAGGGGGAAGGCACCGCTGTCCAGAGAGAGCTATGTGCGGGATCTCCCATTTGGTGTTCAGAGAACACTGGCGTTTGATCTGGACTTGTCAAATCTGTGGGAGAACTTAGTTGTGCAGATACCAAAACACCTAAATTACAGCAGTGAGGATGACTTCATTCCAAGATATACATCACAGCATGTAGG ACTGTTTGCTCGTCAACTGCAGATACCCAACGGAAGCCCCACAAGGGCTATTCTTCAGGATTGGGGGACACAGAACTGCACGATTCAGAATCTTCTGGATGCACTCAATAGAGCTGACCTTATAGCTGCTGCCAACTTCATCAAACATGAGGTTCTgaaag AACCCGATGAAGACGATGAAGAAGAGGAAGAGCCTGTAGATGAACTTCCCATTCCACCACCTCTCTTACCTCCCATTTTGATCCGTGCAG TTCCTGGAGACCATCAGCACAGAGCCCAGATGGCAGGGTACCAGGCCACAGAAACAATGAGTGAGTTAGATTTGCTGAAGAAGGGAGTGCGAGAACCCAAGCAGAATGACTTGTCCTCgacaccacctgtctccttcaTTAGCAAGAGCCTGAGTGAGGTTCACACACAAAAGCACGAGAGACAGTATGAGAGCATGGGGGGTGCAGGAGCACTTGCTCAGTCCCCAAACTTAAACACGCCTGTGTGCTGCGAAAAACCATTAGGTAAAGCCTCAGTGAAAAAAATTGGACAAGATCTTCTTCAGCCAACTCCAGATCTCTTCCCTCTGCCTTCCAAATGCACAGGTGTGGCAGTGGAACCAGTCATCAAAAATTCAG ATGTTCTCCAACACATTCCATTCAGAGACCTGGAGGAAATTACAGGTGGATTTAATGAGATACCTTACCTCTCAGGTGGAAGAATGATTGGAAAAGGAGGATTTGGAATGGTCCATCTTG GTGTGGACAGGGATGACAGGAAGGTTGCTGTCAAAGTGCTCAAAAACCAAACAGACACCTTAAGGAAACAGTTTCGTACTGAAGTGGACACACTTTCAAG ACTGAAGAATGAAAATTTGCTGACACTATTGGGTTACTCCTGCGATGGGCCAAAATCATGCATTGTGTATGACTATATGGTGAATGGGTCACTGGAAGACAGATTGTCCTGCAAG AACGGCACCCCACCATTGTCTGCAGAAGTGAGGATTAGCATTTGTAAAGGTTCAGCGTCAGGAATTGCATTCTTGAATAGCTTAGGCTACATCCACAGGGACATCAAGAG TGCAAACATTTTGCTGGACAAGGATTTTGTGCCCAAACTTGGTGATTTTGCGACCACCCGACTTGGCCCAAGCGGAGACGGACACACTCAGGCAGAGACGAGCATCCTAATAGGGACATCGGCCTATCTGGCACCTGAGGCACACAACTTTGATGTGTCCGCTAAACTGGACTCCTTCAGTTTTGGCGTG gtAATTTTGGAGTTAATAACAGGATTACCAGCCTATGATGCTAAGAGGGAAGAGCGGGATCTG AGAAGCCATGTTCTTGAGAACTGTGAAGACATAATGATGATGGTGGATAGATATGGCGGAGACTGGATTGAAGGCAGTGTTAGAACCTTGTACAGTGTCGCTCGTCGATGTTTGGCAAGTCAAAAAAGGAAACGTGCTCTTGTCAAGGAT GTGTTCCAGGAGATTCTAGCATTGTGA